From a region of the Rhipicephalus microplus isolate Deutch F79 chromosome X, USDA_Rmic, whole genome shotgun sequence genome:
- the LOC119161717 gene encoding uncharacterized protein LOC119161717 yields MEFYSEQEDCKKLHGSAATSQFTRTLNKLFDCLNSRRPDHVRFNEAQHIAVLKDSIAWLDNWEKYIKTLPTQRQVCFLSKQTCGALRLTLHSSVALIEILLLSGFRYVLVGNFGQDPLERFFGIVRHVAGDGGQPTVQHFLFIYRMLSVNNLFRPPKRASVEGDGPQLLLKLQGLFDNGKPASSQIDMLAVLFDDVLEEPGEAVNNASVPDVTLSTKECILDYLAGYVVKKFSTISCTDCVGTLKSQTREPTDLIQKKSRGFLQVPSSQLLSLLRIVEGHVEELTVDTVACADVYANIVDQVLLDSRIASAGVGCRLHYVGTTAEVVHFFLRCRLHFYTREKNKLTRATRRANCPANDGNKPHG; encoded by the exons ATGGAGTTTTATAGCGAGCAGGAAGACTGCAAGAAGCTCCATGGGTCGGCTGCAACATCGCAATTCACAAGAACATTGAACAAGCTGTTCGACTGCCTGAACTCTCGGAGGCCAGACCATGTTCGATTCAACGAAGCACAACACATTGCT GTGTTGAAGGACAGCATTGCATGGCTGGACAACTGGGAGAAATACATCAAGACATTACCGACCCAGAGGCAAGTCTGCTTTCTGAGTAAGCAGACATGTGGAGCCCTCAGACTGACACTGCATAGCTCAGTTGCACTCATCGAGATCTTGCTGTTGTCTGGGTTTCGTTACGTTCTCGTTGGGAACTTCGGACAAGATCCTCTAGAG AGGTTTTTCGGCATCGTCAGGCATGTCGCTGGTGACGGAGGGCAGCCGACTGTGCAACATTTTTTGTTCATCTATCGGATGCTCTCTGTAAACAACCTATTTCGGCCGCCAAAACGGGCCTCGGTCGAGGGAGATGGACCCCAGCTGTTGCTCAAGCTCCAGGGTCTCTTTGACAATGGAAAACCTGCCTCCAGTCAG ATTGACATGTTGGCGGTCCTCTTTGATGACGTTCTTGAGGAGCCGGGAGAGGCAGTGAACAATGCATCCGTGCCTGACGTTACGCTCTCCACCAAAGAGTGCATTCTTGATTATCTTGCCGGTTACGTGGTAAAGAAGTTTTCAACGATAAGCTGCACTGACTGCGTGGGAACACTCAAGAGCCAGACACGAGAGCCAACTGACCTAATCCAGAAGAAGTCAAGAGGATTCCTGCAAGTGCCCTCATCCCAGCTTCTCAGCCTGTTGCGCATTGTGGAAGGACATGTTGAAGAACTGACTGTGGACACAGTTGCATGTGCCGATGTGTATGCGAACATTGTTGACCAAGTTTTGCTCGACAGCCGCATTGCTTCTGCTGGTGTGGGCTGTAGGTTGCACTATGTGGGTACCACAGCAGAGGTTGTTCATTTTTTCTTGAGGTGCCGCCTGCACTTTTACACCAGGGAAAAAAACAAGCTGACACGAGCGACACGGCGAGCAAACTGCCCAGCAAATGATGGCAACAAGCCCCATGGGTAG